A stretch of DNA from Xyrauchen texanus isolate HMW12.3.18 chromosome 36, RBS_HiC_50CHRs, whole genome shotgun sequence:
ggatgaggtagttggaacttttcgagttgaagatggactgaaactcaactcaaacctactgccagtctctggaaagtactttcttcaagaaGTGATATAGGAAGAAGTCcacagcattcaagaaggccatgctctttatgcaggacaatgctgcATCACATGCATCCatgtactccactgcttggctagccaacatgggcctcaaagatgcccaaataattatttggccccttcctcacctgaaTTAAATCAAACTGAGAACTTGTGGGTCCTTCTCAAACATGAGAtaattgttttcttgtaaaatcaattatttattacCAAAATCAGTGTTTGTACAACCTTATTATGGACCTGCGGTCTTGAATCTACTGTATCGTGAATGTTCTGAGAAAACTCATTGAATAACTAAGCAGCATTCAAAACTTACTCAGGTGACACTGCCAGTGTAGCAGCCTCCTGATTAGTGTCACAGCATGTTTATGAATTACCTTGTAAATCTTTCTCCACTCTCTTGAAACAAGACATTAACCTCAAAGTAACATAGAAATGAGAAATAAAGCCcatattacacagaaaagctCAGATGTTCCCACTTATGTGTAGGGCACATGCCTTGTCTAACTGAGCAGAACATGTATTTTTCACCTCTAGATAGCTGTAGGCTCTTAAAATAGGATACTCACCAGTGACACAGCTGATAACTTTCACGTGATCAGCATAAACACCAAGAGGCCAAGTGTATGCAGAGGTTTAATACTACCTTTAACCCTTCACCTGCCattaacacaaaatgtaaaaCTTACTATTTGTAGCTACAtgaatatttttttcccttttatttcTAAAAGACAAAGACAGTACGGGGGACAGTACAGTACTGTAGGCACAGGGCCAGCCTAATacaaaatttaataaattatcaacGATATAGACACTTCAATTTAGAATATAAAGTTAcatgtaattaaattataaatacacagaaaataatatacCTGCAAATAACAAACTCAAGACCTTTCTAATGAGTCCATCATACAAAAGAGATGTTTTTATCGCTTTCTTGTTATACTTTTAGATaaatgcaaaaaactaaaaagttaGGTTGACGCAATAACTCTGCATGTGTGTGCTACATGAATCTCTTCATGAAGGTGAGCAAAGATCCTGGAGGAGGCGGGACTTCCTAAAGATGACGCCACCCGGAAGTCAAGTACACGTACATTCTTGAGCGAAGCTTGAAGGCTATTCACGAAGGCAGGAAGTTTCCTGCGCTTTAAATGAACGATTATTCCACTTCTAATTCAAATCATATTGAAATGAATGAGATGGAATTGTTTATACGGGTCTTAATCTTTTAATCGACGGAAGTATGGATAAATTGGGAGACTAAAGAAGACGAGAAACATGCCAGAGTATGAGTGCGAGTATACTCACGTAAGTCATATATgttgtcatatatatatttatataatcgcTACCATTGTTTGGTTTAAACACAGTTCTTATGGgtgttaaataaacatgttttatttgttgAGTGGTTGTGGTGAAGGGAGGATTGGAGGAGCTACAGGTGAGATTATTGTTCGACGTGGGAATCTGCCTGTCTGTCGTGGCACATTATAACTCATTTCCATATTTGCAGATTCAATACAAAAGGGAAGGTGAAAGGTCAAataatagaaatatttttttagatactAAACTGAACTGAATAAATGAACTTTAGATACTAAACTGAAAAAAAAGACGTTATGTAATAATCCTGATAAATTTCTAGTTTAGTTGGCATAAACATAAAaggctaaaatgtatatttgtggaaagtgcattaataaatgcagtaactGTTCGCCATTTCTTTTTAGCATTTCAACTTTCATAACACATTTTCAGCTATCTTGCAGTTACTTTAAATACTCATGTGGTGttacaaattatgtttaaaagtaaaaatattacattatgccAATTAATATAAAGTCATAAAAACTGGATGTATGAAATTATGGGGCTAACCACATGACGCAATTATTGGTCCAGATCTATGAAGTTATACAACAATACATTAAAATGCCATTTAGATGTCAACCGATATTGATACAAaatgtggtggaaaaggctgataaccaattaatcggccGACAGTTTTTGAATTTGATTTaaagaatgttaaaaaaatgACTATTCTACAGGCAAAAGACATTCAGGCTACAAGAGTCCACCATGGATAAAATCCCAGATTACGTTATTTGTTaaaccaaaataccaataataatagtaaaaataaaattttggtgcataatgtgggacttttttctgtaaacaagcccaaaacacacaagggacacttattttgaaataactGAGACTTGGTTCCTTTAAAATGCTCTATATTCACCAAATGAAGAgttatatatatttcaccaggtGAGGTTTAatgaataaggtttattatttttcacaagATATGTAGTTGGTGACAAAATTTATGTGATGATAgggcacatacatttttttttaaagattaagtTGTGAACAATCTCATGTATTAAGGAAATATttgtaataccttttacttgaggGTTTCACAACATGAAATGTTTAGAAAatgcttttcaaaaatgtatgaaaccaacatggacacaaagtttACATCTCTACAAACCTGACACATGCATTTCAATCATGATTTCTAATTTTTATCACCTCAGACAACCTCCTTTGTCAATGACACTTATACAAGGAtgataaaatactgtttaaatagttttagatgaagttTAGCATGGCACACGGCTGTAACTGTTTGACATGTTATAAACCCAAATGCATGGATTGTCAGACCAACATTTTGATGTTGAACTCTTTTATTTGGAAATACTATCATATTTTGATAAATGGAAATAATGACTGATATTTGTATGTGACATTTCTcttcttaatatccttttatgtTCTTTATTTTACAGGCTCTGCTGAAAATCACCCTGAAACTTTCGGCTGATGAAACGCCTATATCAGAACCCTGAAACCTGGAATATGTCTCTTTTTACCTGCCGTTGGTTTCATGTCACATGTTTTGTTTACATATGTAGCAACTATCAGATATTTAtcatgcaaagcatgtgaaatcttttttttttttttttttccccgaaTATCCACAAGACTCTTTTTGCCCATCCTTCCTGTTTAAATTCCTTCTTCATATTGCCGCCCACTTCTACCTTCCTGAGTCCCCTGTCCCGTCACGCCTCAGGTCTTTGGCCATGCTACGCAAGAGAAGTTCTCTTATCATTTGTGGTGCTTTCGTATTTGTAGCTTGGAATGTCATTCTTCTTTTTGTCCTCTTGGGGCGCCCTCCTAGTAAAGTGGAGCTTGAAAGGCAGGCTGCACCTGAGGAAAAAGCCAGACGAGGAAAATTTGGGAATATTGTAAGTGAGGTGATGCGTGTAGCTAATGCGTTTGAAGCCGAGCTGGAATCGCAGAAGAAAATCCTCTTGAAAATCCAGAGCCATAGGTCACTTTGGGAAAACAACAAAGCCGGTGTGACAGCTGCTAAGCCTAAACAGAATGCAGGAGGTTTAGCGCCTGTGGTGATCCCTATTTTAGTCATTGCCTGTAACCGTGTATCAGTGAAACGCTGCCTTGACAAACTCATTGAGTTCCGTCAATCGGCCGAGCTCCACCCAATCATAGTGAGCCAGGACTGCGGACACGAAGAAACAGCCGGGGTGATCGCCTCATATGGCAGTCAACTGACCCACATAAAACAGCCTGATCTTTCAGATATCTCCGTACCTGCACAGCATAAAAAGTTCCAGGGTTACTACAAAATCTCACGGCATTACCGTTGGgcactgaaccaggttttcaaCACGTTTTCTTACTCATCTGTTGTTGTTGTGGAGGATGATTTGGAggtaacttcttttttttttttttactggtgttCTTTTGGTGTCAAAAAGTTTCTTATACGCTCTatcattaaaggtgcaatatgtgatatatttactgtactaaagcatacaattaaaataatattttttcagaGATTTCTCAATAGTCAAAATTTTGACActccgggttgccagatttgaaacgaGTGAGCAGGCAAACCCAGCGTGCTGCAGCCATCGAAGCCAGCAATAagtctagctaacattgacatagttataaaaaaaacacatgagctggtgatttgcaaacaataaaaatgtgtgatttgcaatacaacttacagtgtaaggctcgtcgcttgccattgtcagtttgctcgttcctgttgcgtgtcctcaacctggcaacccgctTGAGCTTctagtctggggaggaggggttGGGGGACGCAACTCTGCAATATTTTGAGTttactgcagtacccattttaaatgcttcatgtcaatgttacatattgctcctttaaaggtgaagtgtgtaagttTTGTGATGTTAAAATAATTGATCCTATTCAAGTTTAATATGCATAGACAACAATAAGAAAGCCATTTGTAGTTTGATTCACCTGATATAGGCCAACAATGTAGTTCTGTGgttctatcaaaacattgctttatttgtttaagcgtcccaacacagcaacattggctcaaccaatggcataagtatggacagggttggggagtaatggagtACATggaacaggattacgtatttaaaatacaaaatataagtaactgtattccactataaatattatagtattacaatttaaatacttgGTCagaatcagaatacagttacattcaaaaagtattttgattattgaagagattactttccattttattgtttaatttaatatttagtcctttcagatttatacatataaattatgcgatccaaaatGAATTTGAACAACAGTGAAACAgtttcttataatgtgttacattcatacgagcagacagagaagtaagtttgaagtctggagcagaagaaatagaaataaattgtcagctttacgctaagctaaaatgctatttctagacattttacatgcacgttaccagacacaatcacatttatttatcaagaaaattcacgttgggtcataatttcttttttctagtaagacctttgatattggggcaaaaatcgtattcttgatgataatttttgtattgttttcctgtaaaaatatctaaaaatccttatagCAAGATCAATTAGATGAATctagttttagaaacaacactgcataagatatttaggtatttcagagaatgtatttttaacatgtgtattttgtactaaccctcccaaccctgagtatggaagcccatttccacccaaaataaagtgctttggtaaatcAAAATTAGGAGATAAAGAGTCATGATTTTGAGatgactttttatttaataattttgacaTTGTCTcataattattacattatatcataatttacttttatctcaaaattataaatttgtatctcataattttgacttatgaaatcacattttttatGTGGTGGAAGGCTTCCATGCATAAATTATAGGTGGGGCTATTAGAAGTaaaaatctcattcattttctccatatggGAGTAGATTTTTAAAGCTCACTTATtaatctttaaagacagacctaccatgagctttaATGTTGTGAATTGAtgatatatgcttctgttaaagccatcagtatgcattatttattcttcatttttaaaaacatcatgAACGACACTACACATTATTCTGAAGAGAAACTATCCACCAGTAAGAATTGCAGCAAACAAAGCACACCAAACAAGCCCAGCAGCGACTGCCCACTTCCATGTTGCACTATGAATGATTTAGTTGGCCTCTACTTTCTGTAGTTATAATTAATAATAGTGTTATAtttttctattgattttaatttgattacctGATTTGCaaagcttcatgggattgtagttcattcccttagTAAAGTCGTTATGTACACCGTCTGTTACCTTTGACATTtggtccaattttcaaatactttttagctTGAAATCAAAgcatgtaatgttgtgattcacctcatgGCTCAGAAGGATTTTATAAAATGATTGGAAAAAATACTTCTGCAACCAAGATGGCTGATTACACTCTACACTATTTAAGAATGTTACAAAGCATGTTACATTTTAACTTTAATGTTGATGGAATGTTTGATCTATTTTACCAGGTGGCTCCTGACTTTTATGAGTACTTCAGAGCGCTTCAACCCATTTTAAACTCTGACCCAACTCTGTGGTGTGCATCTGCCTGGAATGACAATGGCAGGGAAGGATATGTTGATCCTGGTAAAGCAAGTCTATTGTACAGGACAGATTTTTTCCCAGGTTTGGGCTGGATGCTCACCAAGGACCTCTGGGTGGAGCTTGAGCCAAAATGGCCGGCCTCATTTTGGGATGACTGGATGCGCCACCCCGATCAGCGCAAAGACAGGTCCTGCATTAGACCAGAAATTTCCAGAACTTTAACGTTCGGTCGTAAGGGTGTGAGTTTGggtcagttttatgacaagtacCTCCGATTTATCAAGCTTAATACCGAAAATGTGCCTTTTACAAAAATGGACTTGTCTTATTTGGATAAGAAGAAATATGATGTGAATTTTGATAAAGAAGTTTACGATGCTCTAGTTGTAACTGTGGAGGACTTGCAGAGTGGGAAACTGTCTGGACCTGGCCCATTTCGGGTGCAGTATTCCAGTCCAGACAGTTTTAAATCCTTGGCTCGCAATTTTGGGGTGATGGATGACCTAAAGTCAGGTGTACCACGTGCAGGGTATAGAGGTGTTGTTAGTTTCCTTTTACATGGAAAGAGGATCTATTTAGCCCCACCAGCTGGTTGGACTCAGTATGATCCAAGCTGGAGTTGAGGTTGGCTGTGCCTACCTCACAAACGAAAGCGATTTCAGGTGCAAAGCGTGTgcgcgagcacacacacacacatgcatatataatgCGCTTGCATGTTAAAACCTGTCTTCAAGATCTGTTACCATCATTCCCTTCACAGCTGTCAAATCATGGCAGTTACAGTTATTGTCTTAAAATTCAGTTTTGCAGCTCTAAAATCCTAGAGGGGTTTCAAGATGAATATAATATGATACCAAAGATAATAGTAAATAAATGGATCTCTTAGACTTTTGGCCTCAGGTTTATATAATTTGTCAATATAAAGAGTCAAAAACAAtctacatcataactttattTTCATGTCACTAAACTGACATTTAGGCTGTATATCTAAACTGAAATCTTATCCTGTTTAGTTCTActcattttctttacacaaagtaTATTTGTTAAGGAACAGACAATGAGGGTATAatatatgtaaacaaaataacaaaaagattTTTTAAACTGAATACTGCTCCAAGTGCCTATAAATGTTGGATTTTTTTGATTCACTTGTTTGTAGTCTTATATTGTGTGTACGTTTCATTGAATTGTGATATCAATATGTTGGGGGGGGGTCATTTGACACTTGATTATGTTTGTGATGTGCTTAAATACTAGTAATTTGTTCTGAGAggaaataaaattttattaaatgtaataagtaAAAGTCGctttattacataaataatattataatactttttattgtttttacatttatattcactTTGCAGGttttcaaaagaggaaaaactattttaataaaaggataattaattattattatcaccACCACATAGCAGTTATGAAACAAACATTATCAAAGTGCTGTCACGcaaacaagaaataaaataaataaaaaggatatttttattacttcatgccaacactttacaataaggttccatttgttaacattatttaatgcattaggtatcataatctttgttaatgttaattaaaatacaattgtttattgttagttcaaagtgcattcactaatgttaacaaataaaacatttgatttaaaaagcCATTACTAtatgtgttgaaattaacattacacaagattaataaatactgtaatagGACTTTCcattgttaatgttaacaaatggaaccgtgTTGTAAAGCGTTACCACTTaaagtaaaattttttttttattatttacagttaTATGGGTCATTTTACAGATCTGAAAATGTGGAGAAACAAGCAATTTTTCACAAAAGAGCAGTTATTAAACACGCGTCACCAAAGCGCTGTCACGCAAGTAcattgcatatttacattttacttcATTTCAAACTACAGTAGCCCGCAGAGTTCTAAAAGGTTGGCTTTCGCGTTTTCTATTTACTTCACACTCGTATCACATTTCATGTGATTGTTGAAGGACGGACGGAGTGCAATGATAGCTATGGGGTGAACACGGTGAAATATGTGTGCTGTATGCGACCGAGTGGTGACATATTTGCCTATTAACTTCCATTTAAATTACTTGACCACTCGAGGCACCGCTAAACTCATAAGTCAATCAATTTTACGTAGCTAGCACAGAGCTAACTATCGTGGACATGAAAggagatatttaaaatataaacaagtGTGTGGTTGCTCTGTTTCGCTTTGGATCTGATAGTTTTCGCCTCGTTATTCGGCAGCATTTGATCTTGGACATCTACAGAGTCCTGGAAATGGATCCAGCGGGTTTGCGCGAGAGTCCTGCGGGTTCTGGAGAATCTTTAGAGGAAAAGAGTGGAGAAGAATCTGTTGGAGACCAAACAGAGGACGTGAACGACGATGGCCGAGAGGCTGATGGGGAATCCGAGAAAATAGAAATGGAAAATAAAGCCTCTTACCGATCTATAGGTGAAGAGGAAAGAAAGACGCATGGAAAATTACCTGAGGATCAACTAGATCCCAGAATCCCGGTAAACAGACATGCAATCATCACACTAGAGAGTTATTTAGCAAACTCTattcagtgtttcccacaggttttgtgagactgtggtgtgTACCTCTAGGGAGGTACGGGGTGCATGCTTCTCCGTTAGAACATTTTGTACCTTTTAAAATttaatgcatcaatctggtgcactttgagagcaaaattaagaggctagatctatgaagaacttgtGCTATTTTAAGCAAtgttgtgctctagtagtaatttaatcataaacgctgcttgtatagatatgaatggtgatagcacggcaaaaaagtcacacccacaaagcataaacGAGACGGAGTTTAACGCAGTTCACAAaaggtcaaaacacaaaatcgactagagcagacattaattaaacattgtcatgtgcttgtccaccggacaagtaaattggtaattCACTTTTcgggaaaataacatttatgttaCATGCTCTAGTAACATGTCAAAGATTATGTTGcacatttttgtaatattatgACCGATGCTCAACCTAATATTGTACCTATACAATCAACTTAAATTActgcgacagaaatgtaaactgcactggttaggggaggaggctattgtcaaatggtaattatttgtgttatgtttggtagtcaaataaaaaaaCCCTCCTTTGCCATCATTAAAAGCAGGGATGCAAAGCAGGGATGCTGAAACTTCTCATGGAacaagatctactttttcatattgttattGCAGCAAGAACTACCATATACAGTATAGGCTATACATAATCACGCTACCAAAATTTCAATAGTCTGTAGTGAAATTTGgcaattctcaataccagctgTAATAAAAGtttcaagtttattttatttataaagtacatttaaaacaacGTTGGTCAAAGTGCTGTACAGTAAAATatatagaaacaaaaacacacacaaggaAAATCAACAAttgaacataaaaacataaaacgcataaaaataaaaacatgaaacgcTACAAAAAACCAAGCTGTAACTAATTAGTTAATTATGGAAGAGTGGTTTCAAGTTATTAAGTAGTTATTCAAAacaagtaaacagtcagtaataaaataacaatataaaccGCAATAGAACTAAACATACAAATTAatagctttaaaaaaatttaactgcagtaggccatcaagtattcaagtaaacattcagaatgaaatgcaacataaaactgctACTGGTttttactgtatgattataatatattattactttGTAAAGCTAGTTACCCAGTCAATAGAAGTgagtgttttcttgttatggttgtttgattattttaatgacaCACTAGCAGTAGTGGGCCGTGCACTTACAATTTagaccttcagtgtgattcatgccattaagaaaacatagtttcacaatgaataagacaccctatgcctttgggcatcatacttTGTTGCAGCTAACAAATATTACCAATTGATATTTTCAAAACACGTCCAAAcacaaaagccagaacttgaaattacacttaatgctcaagcaagtgttattttaactgcagcatgactgttttgtgaaattaacGTCTCCCAAACAGATATTCTAAAATCATAATTATTCATATGATTCTacaaggtctataatacctgaatTGTTTTTCATCTAATAATAAtagcgatttaaatgttgcttacaATAAATTTCATTTCATCTGGGTACACGGTTATGATGTgctccattcaagttggatgtgggatattcctacttgatatctctgaccataaatgcattccattccccgatattcggaagatgaagtttaaggaaacaaaactgcaatgctcctgttagcttagaaGGGGTTTGACTCCCATTatagatgtctcctagcaacccaactgataaacaatgctgcagtggtaacatttgtgcttcaggtgtacgattatcaaaaaaGATTATGTTTTatgcacctgtttctgcaggtaatgtggaaacaaacaaacaaatttatcGATATCACTAAATAAATGGTATTattatatctccctgagtgtcgccATGTTTCTGtaacatcatgcacctgcatctcggcgaaatcggcGGTCAGAATTTCAGCAAGAGCCTAcgagttgtaattctgacttcatgaTGCATTcctttgcacttttcctagtaggaagttgtaaaatccgactttccgagctgaatggaatgcagcactacttttcaaaacttgacctgacactgaatgctcaagcagcctaatttacacttcgaAATCTCCTGATGTTGATATAACAATGTAAAAAACACttaccaattagcttgaagtgaaaatcagtcctcctttcctgtttaatgaatttaccaatcacacagtcatgcagaacttcttgtgtttttaa
This window harbors:
- the mgat1a gene encoding alpha-1,3-mannosyl-glycoprotein 2-beta-N-acetylglucosaminyltransferase a; protein product: MLRKRSSLIICGAFVFVAWNVILLFVLLGRPPSKVELERQAAPEEKARRGKFGNIVSEVMRVANAFEAELESQKKILLKIQSHRSLWENNKAGVTAAKPKQNAGGLAPVVIPILVIACNRVSVKRCLDKLIEFRQSAELHPIIVSQDCGHEETAGVIASYGSQLTHIKQPDLSDISVPAQHKKFQGYYKISRHYRWALNQVFNTFSYSSVVVVEDDLEVAPDFYEYFRALQPILNSDPTLWCASAWNDNGREGYVDPGKASLLYRTDFFPGLGWMLTKDLWVELEPKWPASFWDDWMRHPDQRKDRSCIRPEISRTLTFGRKGVSLGQFYDKYLRFIKLNTENVPFTKMDLSYLDKKKYDVNFDKEVYDALVVTVEDLQSGKLSGPGPFRVQYSSPDSFKSLARNFGVMDDLKSGVPRAGYRGVVSFLLHGKRIYLAPPAGWTQYDPSWS